Proteins encoded by one window of Moorella humiferrea:
- a CDS encoding homoserine dehydrogenase codes for MSGPVNIGLLGLGTVGSGVVRLLQQNGALITQKLGRPLKISRVLVRERNRPRQVEVDPALLTTDADGIINDPDIHIIVEVMGGTDAAREYILKAMERGKSVVTANKDLLALYGKELFDAAASNGVDLFFEASVGGGIPIIRPLKECLAGNKIRQVMGIVNGTTNYILTKMSREGRDFQEVLREAQDLGYAEADPAADIEGDDAARKMAILASIAFNTRVTYRDVYREGISRITAQDISYAADLGYVIKLLGIAREDEEGIEVRVHPALLPGNHPLASVNDVFNAIFIEGDAVGEAMFYGRGAGSMPTASAVVGDIIEAARNLNYQTRGRITCTCFYDKPIKPVGTINTKYYLRLLVVDRPGVLAAIAGVFGDREVSLASVIQERMLGELAELVLITHRVREQNLQDALKVLAGLPVVKEIACVVRVEGGENV; via the coding sequence GTGTCAGGACCAGTGAATATCGGCCTATTGGGATTAGGGACGGTCGGCAGCGGTGTAGTTCGTCTGCTGCAGCAAAACGGTGCCCTTATTACCCAGAAACTAGGACGTCCCTTAAAAATCAGCCGCGTTCTGGTGCGGGAGCGGAACCGTCCGCGACAGGTCGAAGTCGATCCCGCCTTGCTGACTACTGACGCCGACGGGATAATAAACGATCCCGACATTCATATAATAGTTGAGGTAATGGGCGGAACGGATGCCGCACGGGAATATATCCTCAAGGCGATGGAACGGGGTAAAAGTGTAGTTACGGCCAACAAAGATCTCCTCGCCCTATACGGTAAGGAGCTTTTTGATGCTGCTGCGTCAAACGGAGTAGATCTTTTTTTTGAAGCCAGTGTGGGCGGCGGCATCCCCATTATTCGCCCTTTAAAAGAATGCCTGGCCGGCAATAAAATCCGGCAAGTAATGGGCATTGTCAATGGTACTACCAATTACATCCTTACCAAGATGAGCCGGGAAGGCCGTGATTTTCAAGAAGTTTTGCGGGAAGCACAGGATTTAGGATATGCCGAGGCCGATCCCGCCGCCGATATTGAAGGTGACGACGCCGCCAGGAAGATGGCCATACTGGCTTCCATCGCCTTTAACACGCGGGTGACTTATAGAGACGTTTACCGGGAAGGCATCAGTCGCATTACGGCCCAGGATATTAGTTATGCCGCCGATCTGGGTTATGTCATTAAACTTTTAGGAATAGCCCGAGAAGATGAGGAAGGTATTGAAGTACGCGTTCATCCCGCTTTATTGCCCGGCAACCATCCCCTTGCTTCTGTGAACGACGTATTTAATGCTATTTTTATAGAAGGGGATGCCGTCGGTGAAGCAATGTTTTACGGCCGCGGCGCGGGTTCTATGCCAACGGCCAGCGCCGTGGTGGGTGATATAATAGAGGCGGCTCGTAACCTCAACTATCAAACACGGGGCCGCATAACCTGCACCTGTTTTTATGACAAGCCCATTAAACCAGTAGGGACCATCAACACAAAATATTACTTGCGTTTACTTGTGGTGGACCGACCCGGGGTGCTGGCAGCCATTGCCGGTGTATTCGGGGACCGTGAGGTCAGTCTGGCATCGGTAATCCAGGAACGCATGCTGGGAGAATTGGCCGAGCTGGTGCTAATCACCCATCGCGTCCGGGAACAAAACCTGCAAGATGCCCTAAAGGTTTTGGCCGGTCTGCCAGTTGTTAAAGAAATAGCCTGCGTTGTACGTGTAGAAGGAGGAGAAAACGTTTGA
- the metX gene encoding homoserine O-acetyltransferase MetX has product MGDVGIVATRFYEWPGKLQLEGGAHLGPLTIAYETYGELNASGDNVILVLHALTGSAHVAGRHSLEDRLPGWWDPLIGPGRALDTRRYFVVCANVLGSCYGTTGPASINPDTGRPYALDFPVVTIRDMVRVQKILLDHLGVKHLVAAVGGSMGGMQVLEWGFLYPEMVRAIIPIAACGRTTPMQIAFNNVQREAIYADPEWQAGNYYGTQGPQRGLALARRIGTITYKSDISWTMKFGRTIVDEKKYFHLDGQFEVESYLSYQGRKLVQRFDANAYIYLTKAVDLHDVGRGRGNYNEIWCNVPVCLGIGISSDFLFPPQQVKEIVQLINAAGGRALYKELKSPYGHDAFLIEFKQLEAILKPFLDEISRQV; this is encoded by the coding sequence ATGGGCGATGTAGGTATTGTAGCCACCCGGTTTTATGAATGGCCGGGTAAATTACAATTGGAAGGAGGGGCCCACCTGGGCCCCCTCACCATAGCTTATGAAACGTACGGCGAATTAAATGCCTCAGGGGATAACGTTATTCTTGTACTTCACGCCCTGACCGGCAGCGCCCATGTTGCTGGTCGCCATTCTCTGGAAGACCGGTTGCCCGGCTGGTGGGATCCGTTAATTGGACCGGGAAGGGCTTTGGATACCAGGCGGTATTTTGTTGTTTGCGCCAACGTACTCGGCAGCTGCTATGGAACTACGGGGCCGGCGAGCATCAATCCGGATACAGGCAGGCCGTACGCCTTAGATTTTCCCGTGGTTACCATACGGGATATGGTCAGGGTCCAGAAAATACTTTTGGACCATCTCGGCGTAAAACATCTGGTCGCGGCCGTCGGCGGTTCCATGGGAGGCATGCAGGTTCTGGAATGGGGCTTCCTTTATCCAGAAATGGTCAGGGCCATCATTCCCATTGCCGCATGTGGACGCACGACGCCGATGCAGATTGCTTTTAACAACGTCCAAAGGGAAGCCATTTACGCCGACCCTGAATGGCAGGCCGGAAATTATTACGGTACACAGGGACCTCAAAGGGGTCTGGCTTTGGCCCGGAGGATCGGGACAATTACTTATAAAAGCGACATTTCCTGGACCATGAAATTCGGACGCACAATAGTCGATGAAAAAAAATACTTTCACCTTGACGGTCAATTTGAAGTAGAAAGCTATCTATCTTATCAGGGGAGGAAGCTGGTGCAGCGTTTTGACGCCAATGCCTATATATATCTGACCAAGGCCGTTGACCTTCATGACGTCGGCCGAGGCCGCGGCAACTATAATGAAATTTGGTGCAACGTGCCTGTATGTCTGGGAATAGGAATATCCAGCGATTTTCTTTTTCCGCCCCAGCAGGTTAAAGAAATCGTTCAATTAATTAATGCCGCCGGCGGCAGGGCTCTATATAAAGAACTTAAATCACCCTATGGCCATGACGCCTTTCTCATCGAATTTAAACAGCTGGAAGCCATCCTCAAGCCTTTTCTAGATGAAATAAGTCGGCAGGTTTAA
- the thrB gene encoding homoserine kinase, translating into MPLVRVPATTANLGPGFDTIGMALDLYDEVYIEVSQNLEINVTGEGEATIPRGPENIAFRAAMAVFARTGQRGVNLKINMHNNIPVARGLGSSAAALVGGLVGANVLLGEPLSSEELIELATQLEGHPDNVAPAILGGLVVAAREGEKVYCRRLEPPVGLTTVVAIPHFTLSTKVSRGVLPAKVDLADAVFNLSRVGLFLLAVQAGDLELMGKMMEDKLHQPYRLSLVPGMAEVFGAAREAGALAVALSGSGPSVIAFCRGRKPKVGEAMAAAFARHGVACIIKELNPCKRGAFVVN; encoded by the coding sequence ATGCCGCTGGTACGGGTTCCGGCTACAACAGCCAATTTGGGACCGGGGTTTGATACTATAGGCATGGCCCTGGACCTTTATGATGAAGTGTATATCGAAGTTTCGCAAAACCTGGAGATTAATGTAACCGGTGAAGGTGAAGCTACCATACCCAGGGGCCCCGAAAATATAGCGTTTCGGGCGGCCATGGCCGTTTTTGCCCGAACCGGGCAACGAGGGGTTAATTTAAAAATAAACATGCACAACAACATTCCCGTAGCCCGGGGATTAGGATCCAGTGCGGCGGCCCTGGTGGGGGGATTGGTTGGTGCCAATGTCCTCCTCGGTGAACCCTTAAGTAGTGAAGAACTAATAGAGCTTGCTACCCAGCTCGAAGGCCATCCAGATAACGTTGCCCCTGCTATTTTAGGCGGCCTGGTGGTGGCGGCGAGGGAGGGGGAGAAAGTTTACTGCCGTCGTTTAGAGCCGCCGGTCGGCCTGACGACAGTTGTGGCCATTCCCCATTTTACCCTTTCCACCAAGGTATCCCGAGGCGTCCTACCTGCCAAAGTGGATCTCGCAGACGCCGTTTTCAATTTGAGCCGTGTAGGTCTATTCTTACTGGCCGTTCAAGCCGGCGACCTGGAGTTAATGGGTAAAATGATGGAAGACAAATTGCATCAGCCCTACCGTTTGTCCCTGGTACCGGGAATGGCGGAGGTCTTCGGCGCTGCCCGGGAGGCAGGGGCTTTGGCCGTGGCTTTAAGCGGTTCCGGTCCTTCGGTAATCGCTTTTTGCCGAGGGCGCAAGCCTAAAGTAGGGGAGGCCATGGCGGCGGCCTTTGCCCGCCACGGGGTAGCCTGCATAATTAAAGAGCTTAATCCCTGTAAGCGGGGAGCCTTTGTAGTCAATTAA
- a CDS encoding aspartate kinase yields MALIVQKYGGTSVNGPERVKNVARRVVDTRRAGNDVVVVVSAPGDMTDDLIAMAHAISPNPPAREMDMLLATGEQTSIALMAMAIHELGEPVISLTGPQVGILTDNVHTKARILDVCCDRLRQELKQGKIVIVAGFQGKTEDNEITTLGRGGSDTTAVAVAAALKADVCQIYTDVDGVYTADPRIVPKARKLPVISYDEMLELASLGAQVLQPRSVEFAKQNNVVLEVRSSFNYNEGTLVKEVAELERKMVVSGVAGDRNVARIALHDVPDRPGIAKVLFVALAKESINVDMIVQSAMRDGINDIAFTVGRDDLQKAVAVTEKVRAEIGASKVTFNDKVAKVSIVGAGMITNPGVAADMFACLAEEGINIHMISTSEIKVSCIIDEEYLTRAVQALHTRFGLDKE; encoded by the coding sequence ATGGCCCTGATAGTACAAAAATATGGCGGAACTTCTGTTAACGGACCTGAACGGGTGAAAAACGTTGCCCGCCGGGTAGTTGACACCCGCCGAGCGGGTAATGATGTGGTGGTGGTCGTTTCGGCCCCTGGGGACATGACCGATGACCTGATAGCCATGGCCCATGCCATTAGCCCGAATCCGCCGGCAAGGGAGATGGACATGCTCCTGGCTACTGGTGAACAGACGTCCATTGCCCTGATGGCCATGGCCATCCACGAACTGGGCGAACCGGTGATTTCCCTTACCGGTCCCCAGGTCGGTATTTTAACCGACAACGTTCATACTAAAGCCCGCATTCTTGATGTATGTTGTGACCGTCTGCGGCAGGAATTAAAACAGGGTAAAATTGTGATTGTGGCCGGATTCCAGGGGAAAACGGAGGATAACGAGATTACGACACTGGGACGGGGCGGTTCGGATACCACGGCCGTGGCCGTTGCCGCCGCCCTCAAAGCGGACGTCTGTCAAATTTATACCGATGTGGACGGAGTTTATACGGCGGATCCCCGTATAGTTCCCAAAGCGAGAAAGCTACCTGTAATTTCCTACGATGAAATGCTGGAGCTAGCCAGCCTCGGCGCCCAGGTCCTCCAGCCGCGTTCAGTGGAGTTTGCCAAGCAAAATAATGTAGTTTTAGAGGTTCGTTCCAGTTTCAATTATAACGAAGGAACATTGGTGAAAGAGGTGGCGGAATTGGAAAGGAAAATGGTGGTCAGCGGAGTGGCCGGAGATCGCAATGTAGCCCGTATCGCCCTTCACGACGTTCCCGACCGGCCGGGTATTGCCAAAGTGTTATTCGTGGCCCTGGCCAAAGAGAGCATTAATGTCGACATGATCGTCCAGAGCGCCATGCGTGATGGGATTAACGATATCGCTTTTACCGTAGGCCGAGACGATTTGCAAAAGGCCGTAGCCGTCACCGAAAAGGTGCGGGCAGAGATCGGGGCGAGCAAAGTAACGTTTAATGACAAGGTTGCCAAGGTATCTATCGTGGGGGCCGGCATGATTACCAATCCCGGCGTGGCCGCCGATATGTTTGCCTGCCTGGCCGAAGAAGGGATAAATATTCATATGATCAGCACTTCAGAGATTAAGGTATCCTGTATCATTGATGAAGAGTACCTTACCAGGGCTGTACAGGCCCTCCATACCCGTTTCGGCCTGGATA
- the thrC gene encoding threonine synthase yields MSWPGVIRAYREFLPVTEATPLITLQEGNTPLIAAGNLSRELGIKLYFKFEGLNPTGSFKDRGMVMAVAKAVEAGSKAIMCASTGNTSASAAAYAARCGLKCSVLIPEGNIALGKLAQALFYGARVIAIQGNFDDALDLVRRITAKYPITLVNSINPFRIEGQKTAAFEVCDWLGEAPDYLAIPVGNAGNITAYWKGFNEYYQAGRSHLLPKMIGFQAEGAAPIVRGEIVPNPETVATAIRIGNPASWQSAVRAAKESGGFIDCVSDEEILAAQRLMASAEGIFAEPASAASLAGVIKYVKKGYFHHGDRVVCVLTGNGLKDPNIAIKQIGEPLSLPPEEARIVEAIL; encoded by the coding sequence TTGAGCTGGCCGGGGGTAATTCGAGCTTACCGGGAGTTCCTGCCGGTAACGGAGGCAACTCCCTTGATTACTTTACAGGAGGGTAACACCCCATTGATAGCCGCCGGGAACCTTTCCCGGGAACTGGGTATAAAATTATACTTTAAGTTTGAAGGCCTCAATCCCACTGGTTCTTTTAAAGATCGCGGTATGGTGATGGCTGTGGCCAAGGCTGTGGAGGCCGGTTCCAAGGCCATCATGTGCGCTTCTACGGGGAACACTTCGGCTTCCGCCGCCGCCTATGCCGCCCGCTGCGGCCTCAAGTGCAGCGTACTTATTCCTGAAGGGAATATAGCTTTAGGAAAATTGGCCCAGGCCCTTTTTTACGGTGCCAGGGTAATTGCCATTCAGGGTAATTTCGACGACGCCCTGGATCTCGTACGCCGGATAACGGCCAAGTATCCCATCACCCTTGTCAATTCCATCAATCCTTTCCGTATCGAAGGGCAAAAAACGGCGGCCTTCGAGGTCTGCGACTGGCTGGGTGAGGCACCTGATTATTTGGCCATTCCTGTGGGCAATGCTGGTAATATTACCGCCTATTGGAAAGGATTTAATGAATATTACCAGGCCGGCCGCAGCCATCTTTTACCCAAAATGATCGGTTTCCAGGCCGAAGGGGCGGCGCCCATTGTTCGTGGAGAAATAGTGCCCAATCCGGAAACGGTGGCCACGGCTATCCGGATCGGCAATCCGGCCAGCTGGCAGTCGGCCGTACGGGCGGCAAAGGAATCCGGAGGTTTTATCGACTGCGTGAGCGACGAAGAGATTCTTGCTGCCCAGCGCCTCATGGCTTCTGCCGAAGGTATTTTTGCCGAACCTGCTTCGGCCGCCTCCCTGGCCGGGGTGATCAAGTACGTTAAAAAAGGTTACTTCCATCATGGCGATAGGGTGGTTTGCGTTCTTACCGGAAATGGCTTGAAGGATCCTAATATTGCCATTAAGCAGATCGGCGAACCCCTTTCCCTGCCGCCGGAAGAAGCGCGGATAGTTGAGGCTATTCTATAG
- a CDS encoding FadR/GntR family transcriptional regulator, with product MRDSSKKRLFQPINPNPKSVYHRVVDEIKKSIFEGRMKPGDRLPAERELAEMLGVSRTSVREALKMLAAEGLVSIRHGQGAFISEQDPDEYLKRFASHLPVSKDTVLHLFEVRKVLEPRAALWVAERAGQTDIEELAAMVTTTREHLGHLHSGRLSLLASHDSNFHYRLAQATGNTVLVRLMHSMLDLLADSRSRSLAIPGRGERSVDEHYEVVKALKERDGQGAAAAMLRHLENVEEQIIASWRQE from the coding sequence TTGCGTGATTCTTCAAAGAAAAGGCTTTTTCAGCCCATCAATCCCAACCCCAAAAGCGTTTACCACCGTGTCGTGGATGAAATAAAAAAAAGCATTTTTGAAGGACGAATGAAGCCGGGGGATCGCCTGCCGGCCGAGCGGGAATTGGCTGAGATGCTGGGAGTGAGTCGTACTTCCGTAAGGGAAGCCTTAAAAATGTTGGCCGCCGAAGGCCTGGTAAGCATTCGACACGGGCAGGGGGCCTTCATCAGCGAGCAGGATCCCGACGAGTATTTGAAACGTTTTGCCAGCCATCTGCCAGTAAGCAAAGATACGGTACTGCATTTGTTCGAAGTACGTAAAGTCCTCGAGCCCCGAGCAGCCCTCTGGGTGGCGGAGAGGGCGGGGCAAACCGATATAGAAGAATTGGCCGCCATGGTGACTACCACGAGGGAACACCTGGGACACCTGCATAGCGGCCGTCTATCCTTACTTGCCAGTCACGACAGCAATTTTCATTACCGTTTGGCCCAAGCCACGGGAAACACGGTTTTGGTGCGTCTGATGCACAGCATGCTTGATCTTCTGGCCGACAGCCGTTCCAGGAGTCTGGCCATACCCGGTCGCGGCGAGCGCTCGGTTGATGAGCACTATGAGGTGGTAAAGGCTTTGAAGGAGCGTGACGGTCAAGGGGCGGCGGCCGCCATGTTACGACATCTAGAAAACGTTGAAGAACAGATAATAGCCAGCTGGCGCCAGGAATAG
- a CDS encoding homocysteine synthase, whose protein sequence is MSRQYRFATQAIHAGQEPDPVTGAQAVPIYQTTSYVFRDAEHAARLFALEEEGHIYTRITNPTTEVFEKRMAALEGGVGALATASGQAAITLAVANIANAGQEIVASTSLYGGTFTLFNYTLPKFGIKVRFVDSTDPEDYRKAINDNTRAIYVEILGNPKLDIPDLEALADIAHGAGIPLIVDNTFATPYLCRPIEFGADIVVHSATKFIGGHGTSIGGVIVDSGKFNWDNGKFPGLVEPDPSYHGLSYVKAFGTAAYIVKARVQLLRDMGPALSPFNAFLFLQGLETLHLRMERHVQNTLQIARWLSEHPAVAWVSYPGLPSHPSYERGRKYLPRGTGAILTFGIKGGKEAGKRFINSLKLFSLLANVGDARSLVIHPASTTHQQLSPEEQLASGVTEDLVRLSIGLEDVEDLVADLEQALNRSRL, encoded by the coding sequence ATGTCCAGGCAGTATCGTTTTGCCACCCAGGCCATTCATGCAGGCCAGGAACCCGACCCGGTTACGGGTGCTCAGGCTGTACCTATTTATCAGACTACCTCCTACGTCTTCCGGGATGCCGAACATGCGGCGCGGCTTTTCGCTTTAGAAGAAGAAGGGCATATTTACACGCGGATTACTAATCCTACGACTGAGGTATTTGAAAAACGGATGGCCGCCCTGGAAGGCGGGGTGGGTGCCCTGGCTACTGCTTCCGGTCAGGCGGCAATAACTTTGGCAGTTGCCAATATCGCCAACGCCGGGCAGGAGATCGTGGCTTCCACCAGTCTTTACGGCGGCACCTTCACCCTCTTTAATTACACCTTGCCGAAATTCGGTATTAAAGTCCGTTTCGTCGACAGTACCGATCCGGAAGATTATCGCAAGGCCATTAACGACAACACCCGCGCCATCTACGTAGAAATCCTGGGCAATCCCAAGCTGGACATACCCGACTTGGAAGCCCTGGCGGATATTGCCCATGGGGCAGGTATACCGTTGATTGTCGACAATACCTTCGCTACGCCGTATTTATGCCGGCCTATAGAATTTGGTGCCGACATCGTCGTCCACTCAGCCACCAAGTTTATCGGCGGCCACGGTACATCTATCGGTGGCGTTATTGTGGATTCCGGTAAATTCAACTGGGACAATGGCAAATTTCCCGGACTGGTCGAACCGGATCCCAGCTACCATGGTCTCAGTTATGTAAAGGCTTTTGGAACGGCGGCCTACATTGTCAAGGCCCGCGTTCAGCTTTTACGGGATATGGGGCCGGCCTTAAGTCCCTTTAATGCCTTTCTTTTCCTCCAGGGGCTGGAAACCCTACATTTACGCATGGAGCGCCATGTTCAAAATACCCTTCAAATTGCCCGCTGGTTGTCCGAACATCCGGCCGTGGCCTGGGTAAGTTATCCTGGCCTGCCCAGCCATCCTTCGTATGAACGGGGACGAAAGTACCTGCCGCGGGGTACGGGGGCTATTTTAACCTTTGGCATCAAAGGCGGTAAAGAAGCGGGGAAAAGGTTCATCAATAGCCTGAAGCTTTTCTCCCTCCTCGCCAATGTGGGAGACGCCCGGTCCCTGGTCATTCATCCGGCCAGTACCACCCATCAGCAACTTAGTCCAGAAGAGCAGCTGGCATCGGGAGTAACGGAAGATTTGGTTCGCTTGTCCATCGGCCTGGAAGACGTTGAAGATCTTGTTGCCGATCTGGAACAGGCTTTGAACAGGAGCAGATTATAA